In Ruania zhangjianzhongii, the following proteins share a genomic window:
- a CDS encoding RuBisCO large subunit C-terminal-like domain-containing protein: MSVVTADYEIETALPPERAAAVMASEQSSGTFVSVARETDELKRRFAARVTNITELPASGRPPLPGASGDWTDVRRARVSIEFPLDNFGPSVPNLLAAVAGNLFEIREVGALRLVDLDLPEEFAAAYPGPQFGWDGTARLTGRTSGPLLGTIVKPSIGLDADQLADLVTELADAGIDFIKDDELQGNAPHLPLAERVRVVTGALQAAADRNGRMPMYAFNITDDIDRLGPNHDLVAAAGGRCVMVCVNTVGLAGLQYLRARSELPIHGHRTMFGAYSRSPQLGIDFQVFQKLSRLLGSDHVHTNGLSNKFYETDEQVLASIAAVQTPFLGGYGAVPVLSSGQTAALATRTYQQVASQRLLVLAGGGIHGHPSGSASGVRAMRAAWEAALEGVELAERAEQVPELAEALDTFGPPR; this comes from the coding sequence CGGACTACGAGATCGAGACCGCGCTGCCGCCGGAGCGGGCCGCCGCCGTGATGGCCTCGGAGCAGTCCAGCGGCACATTCGTCTCCGTCGCTCGGGAGACTGACGAGCTCAAGCGGCGCTTCGCTGCCCGGGTCACCAACATCACCGAGCTGCCGGCGAGCGGTCGTCCACCGCTGCCCGGGGCCTCCGGCGACTGGACCGACGTACGCCGGGCCCGGGTGAGCATCGAGTTCCCACTGGACAACTTTGGCCCGTCGGTACCGAACCTGCTCGCCGCCGTCGCCGGCAACCTGTTCGAGATCCGTGAGGTGGGCGCCCTACGGTTGGTCGACCTCGACCTGCCCGAGGAGTTCGCTGCCGCCTACCCGGGACCACAGTTCGGCTGGGACGGGACGGCGCGGCTGACCGGCCGGACCTCCGGCCCGCTGCTCGGCACGATCGTCAAGCCGAGCATCGGTCTGGACGCCGATCAGCTTGCCGATCTGGTCACCGAGCTCGCCGACGCCGGGATCGACTTCATCAAGGACGACGAGTTGCAGGGCAACGCTCCACACCTGCCGCTGGCCGAACGGGTGCGAGTGGTGACCGGTGCGCTGCAGGCGGCTGCCGACCGCAACGGCCGGATGCCGATGTACGCCTTCAACATCACCGACGATATCGACCGGCTCGGCCCGAACCACGATCTGGTCGCGGCTGCCGGCGGCAGGTGTGTGATGGTCTGCGTGAACACCGTGGGTCTGGCCGGGCTGCAGTATCTGCGCGCCCGCTCCGAGCTGCCGATCCACGGCCACCGCACCATGTTCGGCGCCTACTCCCGCTCACCCCAGCTGGGCATCGACTTCCAGGTGTTCCAGAAGCTCTCCCGGCTGCTCGGCTCCGACCATGTACACACCAACGGCCTGAGCAATAAGTTCTACGAGACCGACGAGCAGGTGCTCGCCTCGATCGCCGCCGTGCAGACGCCGTTCCTCGGCGGTTACGGCGCAGTCCCGGTGCTCTCCTCCGGGCAGACGGCGGCACTCGCCACCCGTACCTACCAGCAGGTCGCCTCGCAGCGACTGTTGGTGCTCGCCGGCGGCGGTATCCACGGTCACCCGAGCGGTTCCGCATCGGGGGTGCGGGCGATGCGGGCGGCCTGGGAGGCGGCGCTGGAGGGGGTCGAGCTGGCCGAACGGGCCGAGCAGGTGCCAGAGCTGGCCGAGGCGCTGGACACGTTCGGACCGCCACGGTGA